One region of Xyrauchen texanus isolate HMW12.3.18 chromosome 11, RBS_HiC_50CHRs, whole genome shotgun sequence genomic DNA includes:
- the LOC127651430 gene encoding fascin-like, protein MSSEGLGETLVIRFGLINAYNKYLTAETFGFKINASATSMKKKQVWTLEQSGDHGDSNAVFIKSHMGRYLATDKDGNVTADSEQPGPDCRFLVIAHDDGQWSLQSEPNARYLGGTEDRIVCFAQSISPAEKWNVHLAVHPQVNVYSIARKRYAHLRAERNELAVDRDVPWGVDSLLTLVYLDHRYHLQTADNRFLTCSGTLVTKPDTDTGFTLEFRAGKVAFRDATGKYIAPTGPTGTMKSGKSARVGKDEFFVLVQSHGQVVLTASNERNVSTRQGVDLSANQDEESDQEVFQMEMDRETKRCAFRSCNGKYWSLTPSGAVQCTASTMSPSCFFDLEWKGSKVALKASNDKYLAAKKNGQLAAAVDSAGEQEEFVLKLINRPLIVLRGEHGFIGCRKQGTGTLDSNRSSYDVFQLEYNNNAYCLKDAVGKYWTVEADGSVVSSSGTPVFFHFEFCDYNKVAIKTKEGKYLKGDHAGVLKASGQSITEATLWEY, encoded by the exons ATGTCTTCTGAAGGATTAGGCGAGACTTTGGTGATTCGGTTCGGCCTTATAAACGCGTATAACAAATATCTCACAGCTGAGACGTTTGGCTTTAAAATCAACGCCTCTGCGACCTCCATGAAGAAAAAGCAAGTGTGGACCCTTGAGCAGTCTGGAGATCACGGAGACTCCAATGCAGTGTTTATCAAAAGCCACATGGGCAGATACCTCGCAACGGACAAGGATGGCAACGTGACCGCGGACAGCGAGCAACCCGGCCCGGATTGTCGATTCCTAGTGATCGCACATGATGACGGCCAGTGGTCCCTGCAGTCCGAGCCAAACGCACGCTACCTGGGCGGCACCGAGGACCGGATTGTGTGCTTTGCGCAAAGCATCTCTCCTGCAGAGAAATGGAACGTGCATCTGGCGGTCCATCCTCAGGTGAACGTATACAGTATCGCGCGAAAGCGGTACGCTCACCTTCGCGCAGAGAGGAACGAGCTCGCCGTGGACCGTGACGTGCCGTGGGGTGTGGACTCGCTGCTCACTCTCGTGTACCTGGATCACCGGTATCATCTACAGACGGCTGACAACCGCTTCCTCACCTGCAGCGGCACCCTGGTAACCAAACCCGACACCGACACCGGCTTCACGCTGGAGTTTCGGGCGGGCAAGGTCGCTTTTCGGGATGCCACGGGCAAGTACATCGCTCCCACGGGTCCCACAGGGACCATGAAATCCGGCAAGAGCGCGCGCGTCGGCAAAGATGAGTTTTTTGTCCTCGTGCAAAGTCACGGGCAAGTGGTGCTCACTGCCAGCAACGAAAGAAACGTTTCCACGCGCCAGG GGGTGGATTTATCAGCCAATCAGGATGAGGAATCAGATCAGGAGGTGTTTCAGATGGAGATGGATAGAGAGACAAAGCGCTGTGCTTTCCGATCATGCAATGGAAAGTACTGGAGCCTCACCCCCAGTGGAGCGGTCCAGTGCACTGCCTCCACCAT GTCACCCAGTTGTTTCTTCGATCTTGAGTGGAAAGGGTCAAAAGTTGCATTGAAAGCCAGTAATGATAAATACCTGGCAGCCAAGAAGAACGGCCAACTGGCGGCTGCTGTGGACTCTGCAG GTGAGCAGGAGGAGTTTGTGTTGAAGCTCATCAACAGGCCACTGATAGTGTTGCGTGGGGAACACGGCTTTATTGGTTGCCGCAAACAAGGAACTGGGACCCTTGATTCCAACCGCTCATCCTATGATGTCTTCCAATTAGAGTACAACAACAATGCTTACTGCCTCAAAG ATGCAGTGGGGAAGTATTGGACAGTGGAGGCAGATGGGTCTGTGGTTAGCAGTAGTGGTACACCTGTCTTTTTCCACTTTGAATTTTGTGATTATAATAAAGTGGCCATTAAAACAAAGGAGGGCAAGTATCTTAAGGGAGACCATGCTGGTGTGCTCAAAGCCAGTGGCCAGAGCATAACTGAAGCAACATTATGGGAATACTGA